Genomic DNA from Sphingomonas hankookensis:
CATGGCCCGTCCTTGCCGCTGACGGCGGGCCGACCGGATCACTGGTTTGCGTCCGACGGGCAGTTGACCAAGCGTCCGGTACGCGCGCTGACGCTATCGGCGCTGGCCCCGTGTGCGGGTGAGCTGCTGTGGGATATTGGCGCGGGATCGGGATCGATCGGGATCGAATGGCTGCTGGCCCACCCGGCCAACCGGGCCTGCGCGATAGAGGCGGATCCGGTGCGCGCGGACCGTGTGCGGGCCAACGCCGCTGCGCTGGGCGTTGACCGGCTGAAGGTGGTCGTCGGGACGGTGCCGGATACCTTGCCACCGGGACCATCGCCCGATGCGGTGTTCATCGGCGGTGGATTGTCCGATGCTTTGCTGGACGCGCTGTGGGCGCGTTTGCCCGCCGGAACGCGGCTGGTAGCCAATGCGGTGACGCTGGAATCAGAAGCGCTGCTTGCCCGGTGGCATGGCCAGACGGGCGGGAGCCTCCTGCGCATCGAACTGGCCGACGCCGCGCCGCTGGGCAGCCGCCACGGCTGGCGCGCGCGCTATCCGGTGGTGCAATGGAGCGCGGTGCTGTGATTGTCGCGGGCTTCGGCTTTCGGTCGGGCGTCAGCCTGTGTTCGCTGCGCGCCGCGTTCGCGCTGGCGGGGCAGGGGCAGCCGCCGGTCACCCATCTGGCTGCGGCGCATGACAAGCTTGCGGCGCTGGTGCCGCTGGCCGAAGTGCTGGACCTGCCGCTGATGGGCGTGGCGTCCGATGCACTGGCCGCCGTTTCCACCCCCACGCGCTCCATCGCCAGCCTGAACGCTCGTCACGTCGGCAGCGTTGCCGAAGCGTCCGCGCTTGCCGCTGCTGGCGCGGGTGCGCGCCTGCTGTCGCCGCGCCACATCTCCCCCGATCGCATGGCGACGTGCGCCATTGCTGCCAGCGTCAACCTTCAGGAAATCCCAACATGACCGTCCATTTCATCGGCGCCGGTCCCGGCGCGCCCGACCTTTTGACCTTGCGTGGACGCGACCTGATCGCAGAGTGCCCGGTGTGCCTTTATGCCGGGTCGCTGATCCCGGTGGCCGTGCTGGATCACTGCCCGCCGGGCGCGCGGATCGTGAACACCGCGCCGCTGGAATTGGACCAGATCATGGCCGAGATCGCCGCCGCCCACGCCGCTGGGCACGATGTGGCGCGGCTGCATTCGGGCGATCTTTCGGTCTGGTCGGCGATGGGCGAGCAATTGCGCCGCCTGCGCGCGCTGGACATTCCCTTTACCGTGACGCCCGGTGTCCCGGCGTTCGCCGCCGCCGCCGCTGCGCTGGAGGCAGAACTGACGCTGCCCGCGCTGTCGCAATCGCTGGTGCTGACCCGCACGCCGGGCCGCGCCAGCACCATGCCGCCCGCCGAAAGCCTGACCAATTTTGCCATGACCGGCGCGACGCTGGCCATTCACCTGTCGGTCCACAATCTGGCGCAAGTGGTGGCGGACCTGACGCCGGCCTATGGCGCAGATTGCCCCGTCACCGTGGTCTGGCGCGCCAGTTGGCCCGATCAGCGGATTGTCCGGGCCACGCTCGACACGATCGAGCAGGCCGTGGCGGGCAGTATGGAGCGCACCGCCTTGATCCTTGTCGGGCGGGTGCTGGCAGCACAGGATTTTGCCGAAAGCAGCCTTTACGCGCCCGGTTATGACCGCCGCTATCGTCCGCAGGATGCCACGTCACGCTTTGCCGGTGCGGTCGAATGAGCGCGCGCCACCAGACTCCGGGATTGATGATCGCCGCCCCCGCATCGGGCACAGGCAAGACCACGGTGATGCTGGGCCTGCTGCGCGCCCTGACCGAAGACGGGCTGGCTGTGCAGCCGTTCAAGAGCGGGCCGGACTATATCGACCCCGCGTTTCACCGCGCGGCCAGTGGCAGGCCGTCGTTCAATCTCGATAGCTGGGCGATGGAGGACGATCTGATCGCTGGCATTGCGGCGCAGGTCGGGGGTGCGGACATGGTGCTGGCCGAAGGGTCGATGGGACTGTTTGACGGCGTGGCCAGCAAGGGTGCGTCGGGCAATGGTGCCAGCGCCGACATGGCGCGCCGGATGGGCTGGCCGATCGTGCTGGTGCTGGATGTGTCGGGGCAGGCGCAGTCCGCCGCCGCCACCGCGCTGGGGTTCAGCAGCCTTGATCCGGGGCTGCCATTTGCCGGGGTGATCCTGAACCGCGTGGCCAGTCCGCGCCATGAACGGCTGGTCCGCAAGGGGATGGAGGCGGTGGGCATCCCCGTGCTGGGCGCCCTGCCAAGGCGCGGCGACCTGACCCTGCCCGAACGCCATCTGGGGCTGGTTCAGGCGGTGGAGCATCCCGATCTTGATCGCGCGATTGCCGAGTTTGCAGCGTTCCTGCGCGCCCATGTCGATCTTGACGCTATTCGCCTTGCCGCTGGTGCCGCACCACAAGCCGACGGCGGCAAGCTGCCCGCCCCTCCGGCCCAGCGGATCGCCATGGCGCGCGATCCCGCCTTTTCGTTCGTCTACCCGCATCTGATCGAAGGCTGGCGGCGCGCCGGGGCGGAGATCCTGCCGTTTTCGCCACTGGCCGATCAGGCGCCCGCCACCCATGCCGATCTGGTGTGGCTGCCTGGCGGCTATCCCGAATTGCACGCCGGGACCATCGCCGCCGCCACGACATTCCTGTCCGGCCTACGCCGCCATGCCGAAACGCGGCCCGTTCACGGCGAATGCGGCGGCTATATGGTGCTGGGGCAGGGGTTGATCGACAAGAGTGGTGAACGGCACCGGATGGCCGGGCTGCTGGGGCTGGTCACCAGCCATGCCCAGCGCAAGATGCACCTTGGCTATCGCCATGCCGAACTGCTGGTGCCGATATCGGGCCTTGCCGCCGGGACCAGACTGCGCGGGCACGAGTTCCACTATTCCACCATCGTTGAACAAAGCGACGCGCCGCTGGCGCTTGTGACCGATGCCGAAGGCGCGGCGGTGGCCGAAAGCGGATCGCATCGCGGCCATGTCACCGGCAGCTATTTCCACATGATCGCGCCCGCTTCGTGCCGAGAAGCCCAATGATCGACCTCCACCTGATCGGCATCGGCACGGGCAACCCCGATCACCTGACAGCGCAGGCCGTGGCGGCGATGAACCAAGCTGACCTGATCCTGTTGCCGCGCAAGGGGCAGGCCAAGTCCGACCTGATCGACCTGCGCCGGGAGATCTGCGCGCAGGTTCTGACGGGGCCAACGCGGATTGTGGAATTTGACCTGCCAGTAAGAGGTGGGCCAGTGCGCGGTAATGGGGCCACTTATCTGGATGACGTCAATGCCTGGCATGATGCCATCGCGGATGCGTGGCAGGCGCAGATCACCCAGCATTTGCCCGGTGGCGGCACACTGGCGCTGCTCGTCTGGGGCGACCCCTCGCTGTATGACAGCACCTTGCGCATTGCCGATCGGCTGAGCAGCGCGGGCGTTGAAATCACCGTGCGGGTGGTGCCGGGCATCACCAGCCTTCAGGCGTTGACCGCCGCCCATGCCATGCCGTTGAACCCGCTGGCCGGCCCGGTGACGATCACCACCGGGCGGCTGCTGCGCGCCCATGGCTGGCCTGCCGGAGCCGACACGATTGTCGTCATGCTCGATAGCGGCGGCGCGTTCGAGGGGCTGCAACCGCAAGGCATCACCATCTGGTGGGGCGCTTATCTGGGCATGGCGCACGAGGCGCTGGAACAGGGCCCCCTGGCGCAAGCCGGTCCCCGGATCGCGTTGCGCCGGGCGGAACTGCGCGCGCGCCATGGCTGGATCATGGATGTCTATCTCATGCGAAGGGAATTGGCCGATGGAACCTGAAAACCAAGTAGAAGTTGCAGGCGGCGATGCCCGCCACGCCGAAAAGATGCGCAAGAAGCAGACCGCGCAGGCCAAGATCATGGCCAGCAAGACCCGCGAACAGGGCCTGCTGATCGTCCACACCGGCAAGGGCAAGGGCAAAACCAGCGCGGCGCTGGGCATGGTGGTTCGCGCCATTGGCCACGGCATGAAAGTGGGGGTGGTCCAGTTCGTCAAAGGGGCGATGAAAACGGGTGAAAAGGCCGTGTTCGATGCCTTTCCGGACAATGTCGAATTCAAGCCGATGGGCGAGGGATTTACCTGGGACACACAGGACCGCACGCGCGATATCGCGGCCGCCCGCGCCGGCTGGGACGAGGTCAAGCGCATGATCGCCGACCCCAGCTATCACATGGTGCTGGCCGACGAACTGAACATCGTGCTGCGGTATGACTATCTGCCGGTCGATGAAGTGGTGGCGGTGCTGACCGCGCGCGATGCCATGAAGCATGTGATCGTTACGGGTCGCAACGCGCCCGACGCGCTGATCGAGGTGGCGGACCTTGTCACCGAGATGACCATGGTGAAGCACCCCTTCCGTTCGGGCGTGAAGGCGCAGGCGGGGATCGAATTCTGAGCGACGCCCCGCCTGTGTTCGACGCGGAATTTGCGGAGCAATTCACGCAATTGCTGCGCTGGCGGCGCGATGTGCGGCAATTCGATCGCCGCGCTGTGGCGGAAGCGGACATGCGCGCGCTGCTGGCCTGCGCCGCGCTGGCGCCATCGGTCGGCAATGCCCAGCCGTGGCGGTTCGTGCGCATACGGACGCCGGACATCTGCAAGGCGCTGGCCGCCCATGTCGACGGGCAAAGCGCCCATGCGGCAGAGCGTTATGCCGGGCAGGAGCGGCACGATCACTACTTGTCGCTCAAGCTGCACGGCCTGCGTGAGGCGCCCGAACTGATCGCGGTGTTCTGTGACGAACAGCCCGAGGCGGGGCACGGCCTTGGCATTGCCACCATGCCCGAAATGTTGCGCTATTCCTGCGTGCTGGCGATCCACAATCTGTGGCTGGCGGCACGGTTGCGCGGACTTGGCCTTGGCTGGGTGTCGATTGTCGATCCCCCGGCGGTCCATGCCCTGCTGGACGTTCCCGCCACCTGGTCGCTGATCGCGCTGCTGTGCATCGGCTACCCAGCCGATATTTCCGACACCCCCGAACTGGAACAGCGCGGCTGGCAGCCGCGTGAACCGTGGGCCGACCGGGTGTTCGAACGATGATTATCAATCAAAGGACCAGAAAACCATGCTGATACCCGTGGAGGACGGCCCCGCTATCGTGGCCTGCAACACCTGCCGCCACAGTGCCGATGCGCGTGAGGACGCCGCCGGAACGCGCGGCGGCGCGCAACTTGTTGCCGCGCTGCGCTCGGTTCAGCAGAGCGACGCGCGCTATGCCGGGGTTGCCGTGCAGGAAATGGCCTGCCTGTTTGCCTGCACCGATTTCTGCACCATCCACCTGCGCGCGCCGGGCAAGGTCGGCTATGTGCTGGGCCGCTTCGCCCCGGACGAGGACGCCGCTACCGCCATTCTGGACTATGCGGTCCACTATGCCGCCAGCGAGCATGGCCGGGTGCCGTTCAAGCAATGGCCGCAAGGCGTGAAGGGCCATTTCATCACGCGCACCCCGCCGCCGGGCTTCGTCGCGGAATGAGCCGGTTTGCCACGCTGGCCGCGTTTGAAGCAGCCCTTGCAGATATGCCAATCGCTGATGCGGACGCCATCGCCGCTGCGCGCGCGCGGCAGACCAGTCTGACCAAGCCAGCCGGATCGCTAGGGCGTCTGGAAGACATCGCCGTGTTTCTGGCCGGATGGCAGGGCACGGCGCAGCCGGTGATCGAACAGGGTCGCGCGGCGATCTTTGCCGGGAATCATGGCTTCGTCGTCCACGGGGTCAGCTCCTTTCCCGCCAGCGTGACCGCCGCGATGGTCGGCAATTTCACTGCTGGCGGCGCGGCGATCAACGCACTGGCCGGGGCGGCCGGACTGGATCTGCGGGTGGTTGCACTCGATCTCGACCGGCCCACGGCGGACTTCACTGTCGCTGCGGCAATGGACGAGACAGAGTGCCTTGCTGCACTTTCTGCCGGAGCGGCGGTGGTGGAGCCGGGGCTGCACCTGCTGGTCGTCGGCGAAATGGGCATTGGCAATTCGACCGCCGCCGCCGCGCTCTGCGCGCGCAGTTATGGCGGCACGCCCGCGCAATGGGTCGGGCCGGGCACCGGGGTTGATGCGGGCGGAATCGCGCGCAAAGTGGCGGTGGTGGAACAGGCACTGGCCTGTCATGCCAATGCGCCGGACACCCCGTTTGAAATCCTGCGCCGGTTGGGCGGGCGCGAAATCGCCGCGATTGCCGGGGCCGTGCTGGAGGCGCGCCGTCTGCGTATTCCGGTGGTGCTGGACGGGTTCATCAGCTGCGCCGCGCTGGCGCCGCTGGCCGCCGCCGTTCCGGCGATCACCGATCATTGCCTGGCGGGCCATTGTTCGGCTGAACCGGGGCATATCCGACTGCTGGGGCATTTGGGCCTTGATCCCCTGCTTTCGCTGGGGATGCGATTGGGCGAAGGCAGCGGCGCCGCACTGGCGGTGTCGGTAATCCGGGCAGCGCTGGCCACGCACAATGGTATGGCGACATTTGCCGAGGCCGGGGTGGCAGACGGCTTGTGAGCAGCTTTCCACTTTACCTCTTGCGCCA
This window encodes:
- the cobM gene encoding precorrin-4 C(11)-methyltransferase, coding for MTVHFIGAGPGAPDLLTLRGRDLIAECPVCLYAGSLIPVAVLDHCPPGARIVNTAPLELDQIMAEIAAAHAAGHDVARLHSGDLSVWSAMGEQLRRLRALDIPFTVTPGVPAFAAAAAALEAELTLPALSQSLVLTRTPGRASTMPPAESLTNFAMTGATLAIHLSVHNLAQVVADLTPAYGADCPVTVVWRASWPDQRIVRATLDTIEQAVAGSMERTALILVGRVLAAQDFAESSLYAPGYDRRYRPQDATSRFAGAVE
- the cobT gene encoding nicotinate-nucleotide--dimethylbenzimidazole phosphoribosyltransferase produces the protein MSRFATLAAFEAALADMPIADADAIAAARARQTSLTKPAGSLGRLEDIAVFLAGWQGTAQPVIEQGRAAIFAGNHGFVVHGVSSFPASVTAAMVGNFTAGGAAINALAGAAGLDLRVVALDLDRPTADFTVAAAMDETECLAALSAGAAVVEPGLHLLVVGEMGIGNSTAAAALCARSYGGTPAQWVGPGTGVDAGGIARKVAVVEQALACHANAPDTPFEILRRLGGREIAAIAGAVLEARRLRIPVVLDGFISCAALAPLAAAVPAITDHCLAGHCSAEPGHIRLLGHLGLDPLLSLGMRLGEGSGAALAVSVIRAALATHNGMATFAEAGVADGL
- the cobF gene encoding precorrin-6A synthase (deacetylating), whose translation is MIDLHLIGIGTGNPDHLTAQAVAAMNQADLILLPRKGQAKSDLIDLRREICAQVLTGPTRIVEFDLPVRGGPVRGNGATYLDDVNAWHDAIADAWQAQITQHLPGGGTLALLVWGDPSLYDSTLRIADRLSSAGVEITVRVVPGITSLQALTAAHAMPLNPLAGPVTITTGRLLRAHGWPAGADTIVVMLDSGGAFEGLQPQGITIWWGAYLGMAHEALEQGPLAQAGPRIALRRAELRARHGWIMDVYLMRRELADGT
- a CDS encoding cobalamin biosynthesis protein; this translates as MIVAGFGFRSGVSLCSLRAAFALAGQGQPPVTHLAAAHDKLAALVPLAEVLDLPLMGVASDALAAVSTPTRSIASLNARHVGSVAEASALAAAGAGARLLSPRHISPDRMATCAIAASVNLQEIPT
- a CDS encoding DUF1636 domain-containing protein, yielding MLIPVEDGPAIVACNTCRHSADAREDAAGTRGGAQLVAALRSVQQSDARYAGVAVQEMACLFACTDFCTIHLRAPGKVGYVLGRFAPDEDAATAILDYAVHYAASEHGRVPFKQWPQGVKGHFITRTPPPGFVAE
- the cobO gene encoding cob(I)yrinic acid a,c-diamide adenosyltransferase encodes the protein MEPENQVEVAGGDARHAEKMRKKQTAQAKIMASKTREQGLLIVHTGKGKGKTSAALGMVVRAIGHGMKVGVVQFVKGAMKTGEKAVFDAFPDNVEFKPMGEGFTWDTQDRTRDIAAARAGWDEVKRMIADPSYHMVLADELNIVLRYDYLPVDEVVAVLTARDAMKHVIVTGRNAPDALIEVADLVTEMTMVKHPFRSGVKAQAGIEF
- the bluB gene encoding 5,6-dimethylbenzimidazole synthase, whose product is MLRWRRDVRQFDRRAVAEADMRALLACAALAPSVGNAQPWRFVRIRTPDICKALAAHVDGQSAHAAERYAGQERHDHYLSLKLHGLREAPELIAVFCDEQPEAGHGLGIATMPEMLRYSCVLAIHNLWLAARLRGLGLGWVSIVDPPAVHALLDVPATWSLIALLCIGYPADISDTPELEQRGWQPREPWADRVFER
- a CDS encoding cobyrinate a,c-diamide synthase encodes the protein MSARHQTPGLMIAAPASGTGKTTVMLGLLRALTEDGLAVQPFKSGPDYIDPAFHRAASGRPSFNLDSWAMEDDLIAGIAAQVGGADMVLAEGSMGLFDGVASKGASGNGASADMARRMGWPIVLVLDVSGQAQSAAATALGFSSLDPGLPFAGVILNRVASPRHERLVRKGMEAVGIPVLGALPRRGDLTLPERHLGLVQAVEHPDLDRAIAEFAAFLRAHVDLDAIRLAAGAAPQADGGKLPAPPAQRIAMARDPAFSFVYPHLIEGWRRAGAEILPFSPLADQAPATHADLVWLPGGYPELHAGTIAAATTFLSGLRRHAETRPVHGECGGYMVLGQGLIDKSGERHRMAGLLGLVTSHAQRKMHLGYRHAELLVPISGLAAGTRLRGHEFHYSTIVEQSDAPLALVTDAEGAAVAESGSHRGHVTGSYFHMIAPASCREAQ